One genomic segment of Suttonella sp. R2A3 includes these proteins:
- the wecB gene encoding non-hydrolyzing UDP-N-acetylglucosamine 2-epimerase — protein sequence MKKILTIIGARPQFIKASVVSRAIQETDELTEVLVHTGQHFDANMSDVFFNQLGIPRPHYQLDIHGGSHGDMTGRMLIEIEKVLLKEKADWVLVYGDTNSTLAGALAAAKLHIPVAHVEAGLRSFNIRMPEEINRILTDQISRILFCPTDSAVTNLYNEGFASKLAEIQQVGDVMQDSAMFFAKQAAQPKDFNVADGFILTTLHRAENTDNPERLAAIIEALNHLHKNTAPVVLPLHPRTRNVIAKQGLSLDVQVIDPVGYLEMIWLLQHAGLVLTDSGGVQKEAFFFNKACVTMRDQTEWVELIEAGANELVGADTQAIINAAGKKLGRVVEDENSLYGGGVAAKRIVEQLKLIEI from the coding sequence ATGAAAAAAATCCTAACCATCATCGGCGCACGTCCACAGTTTATAAAAGCCAGTGTGGTGTCCAGAGCTATTCAAGAAACTGACGAGCTAACAGAGGTATTGGTGCATACTGGCCAGCATTTTGATGCCAATATGTCGGATGTGTTTTTTAACCAGCTTGGTATCCCTCGTCCTCATTATCAGCTAGATATTCATGGTGGTAGTCATGGTGATATGACAGGCCGCATGTTGATTGAGATAGAAAAGGTGTTACTAAAAGAAAAAGCTGATTGGGTGTTGGTATACGGCGATACTAACTCAACCCTTGCAGGGGCTTTGGCAGCAGCTAAGCTGCATATACCGGTAGCCCATGTGGAAGCAGGCTTGCGTAGCTTTAATATACGTATGCCAGAAGAAATAAATCGCATACTTACCGACCAAATTAGTCGCATACTGTTTTGTCCAACAGACTCTGCTGTGACTAATTTATACAACGAAGGGTTTGCTAGTAAATTGGCCGAAATACAGCAAGTCGGGGATGTAATGCAAGATAGTGCCATGTTTTTTGCTAAACAAGCTGCGCAGCCTAAAGATTTTAATGTAGCTGATGGGTTTATTTTAACGACCCTTCACCGTGCAGAAAACACAGACAACCCAGAACGTTTAGCGGCCATTATCGAAGCGCTTAACCATTTGCACAAAAATACTGCGCCTGTCGTTTTACCACTACACCCACGCACGCGAAACGTTATTGCTAAACAAGGGTTATCATTAGATGTACAGGTGATAGACCCAGTTGGCTACCTAGAAATGATATGGCTACTACAACATGCAGGCCTCGTACTTACCGACAGTGGCGGCGTACAAAAAGAAGCATTTTTCTTTAATAAAGCCTGCGTTACCATGCGTGATCAAACCGAGTGGGTTGAACTTATCGAAGCAGGTGCAAACGAACTGGTAGGCGCAGACACTCAAGCCATTATCAATGCAGCAGGCAAAAAACTTGGCCGTGTGGTTGAAGATGAAAACAGCTTGTATGGCGGTGGCGTGGCGGCTAAGCGGATAGTAGAACAATTAAAATTAATCGAGATTTAA
- the wecB gene encoding non-hydrolyzing UDP-N-acetylglucosamine 2-epimerase: MAPLVRLLSVDNRFDAKVCVTAQHREMLDQVLELFEITPDYDLNLMKTDQDLYDITSGVLLGLRDVLKDFQPDMVLVHGDTATTFAASLAAFYQQIPVGHVEAGLRTGNLYSPWPEEANRVLTGCLAALHFAPTERNRKALLHNQVSDNAIIVTGNTVIDALQWVVKKIESSTDLKHRIALALQDAGLDTQVLNNRYVLITGHRRENFGLGFESICAALCDLATVNPETHFIYPVHLNPNVQEPVKRLLGGFANVHLIKPLGYGPFVQLMQGSYLVLTDSGGVQEEAPGLGKPVLVMRDTTERPEAVEAGTVKLVGTKVKTIKEEVQMLLSDNVLYEAMSRAHNPYGDGRASQRIIEFSAEHLMKS; this comes from the coding sequence ATGGCGCCTTTGGTTAGACTGTTAAGCGTTGACAATCGCTTTGATGCTAAGGTGTGTGTAACTGCTCAGCATCGTGAGATGCTTGATCAGGTATTAGAATTATTTGAAATCACCCCTGATTATGACTTAAATCTAATGAAAACAGACCAAGATTTGTATGATATTACATCAGGTGTGTTGTTGGGTTTGCGTGATGTATTAAAAGATTTCCAGCCTGATATGGTGCTAGTGCATGGTGACACTGCCACTACCTTTGCAGCATCGCTAGCAGCCTTTTACCAGCAAATTCCTGTAGGTCATGTGGAAGCTGGCTTGCGTACTGGTAACTTGTATTCCCCTTGGCCTGAAGAGGCTAACCGTGTATTAACGGGTTGCTTGGCAGCTTTGCATTTCGCACCTACGGAACGCAACCGTAAAGCGCTACTGCATAATCAAGTGAGTGACAACGCTATTATAGTTACCGGCAATACTGTAATTGATGCTTTGCAGTGGGTGGTGAAAAAAATTGAAAGTTCCACCGATTTAAAACATCGCATTGCCCTCGCTTTACAAGATGCAGGTTTGGATACGCAGGTTCTTAATAATCGTTATGTGCTGATTACTGGTCACCGTCGTGAAAATTTTGGCTTGGGTTTTGAAAGTATTTGTGCAGCTTTATGTGATTTGGCCACCGTCAATCCAGAGACCCATTTTATTTATCCTGTACATTTAAACCCTAACGTGCAAGAGCCTGTTAAACGCTTGCTAGGTGGGTTTGCCAATGTGCATCTTATTAAACCTTTAGGTTATGGACCATTTGTGCAGCTTATGCAAGGTTCATACTTAGTACTTACCGATAGTGGTGGTGTACAAGAAGAGGCACCTGGATTAGGTAAGCCTGTGTTAGTGATGCGTGATACTACAGAAAGACCAGAAGCAGTAGAAGCGGGTACCGTAAAACTGGTGGGCACTAAAGTTAAAACCATTAAAGAAGAAGTACAGATGCTGCTGAGTGACAATGTTTTATATGAAGCTATGTCGCGTGCACATAACCCATACGGTGATGGGAGAGCAAGCCAAAGAATTATTGAGTTTAGTGCTGAGCACTTAATGAAATCATGA
- a CDS encoding glycosyltransferase, whose product MNYSYLVLNDKFDFESSARVIEVPTSPIKRLFHYFIYIWKNKIDCVEVYDTGLLTFFYSLFAFLIRKKVIIFIIGMELLPVERGESKISIKRRFKRLGFFLSLKLADKIIFKELHMLEYLDKWNLSHKVHHLHNAVPILALPKLELKNIDVIYVNTVRKMRYPLLFLGALSILKDKGIFLNCKMMGFHSLQSNAQVPDRTAEEDALKYIEKYDLSDCVEVMPFRTDALEYIKRSKIFVLPSDVIYANYSLLESMASSCVPIVTEGDGAAKVVDNGVSGFVCAFDSQDIANRISTLLQDKKTLLRLSEGARNKIIKEFSIEVWAKTLFNIYNQE is encoded by the coding sequence ATGAACTATTCGTACTTGGTGTTGAATGATAAGTTTGATTTTGAGAGTAGTGCAAGAGTAATTGAGGTCCCCACAAGCCCGATTAAAAGATTGTTCCATTACTTTATTTATATATGGAAAAATAAAATCGACTGCGTCGAGGTTTATGATACAGGTCTCCTCACATTTTTTTATTCTTTGTTTGCATTCTTAATACGTAAAAAAGTCATTATTTTTATTATTGGCATGGAGCTTTTACCTGTTGAGCGTGGTGAAAGTAAGATAAGTATAAAAAGGCGATTTAAAAGGTTAGGGTTTTTTCTATCTTTAAAGCTGGCTGATAAAATAATATTTAAAGAACTGCATATGCTCGAATATTTAGATAAATGGAATTTGTCTCATAAGGTACACCATCTGCATAATGCAGTACCAATCCTTGCTTTACCTAAATTGGAATTGAAAAATATTGATGTCATCTATGTTAATACAGTTAGGAAGATGAGGTACCCATTACTTTTTTTAGGTGCGTTGAGTATTTTGAAGGATAAAGGCATTTTTCTAAACTGTAAAATGATGGGCTTTCATAGCTTGCAGTCTAATGCTCAAGTTCCAGATAGGACCGCTGAAGAAGATGCGCTAAAATATATAGAGAAATACGACCTATCAGATTGTGTTGAAGTAATGCCTTTTAGAACCGATGCTCTTGAGTATATTAAGAGGTCGAAAATATTCGTTCTACCCTCTGATGTTATTTATGCAAATTATTCACTTCTAGAGTCAATGGCATCCTCATGTGTCCCTATAGTAACTGAAGGTGATGGTGCTGCTAAAGTTGTTGACAATGGAGTAAGTGGGTTTGTGTGTGCTTTTGATAGTCAAGATATAGCTAATCGTATATCTACCCTTTTACAAGATAAAAAAACTCTGTTGAGGCTATCAGAAGGTGCCAGAAATAAAATTATAAAAGAATTTAGTATAGAAGTCTGGGCTAAAACATTATTCAATATATATAATCAGGAGTAG
- a CDS encoding polysaccharide deacetylase family protein: MPYFSAQVLNWLSLILKERFGQSFTLTQPQNSLKLTLVNSEQGHILFPKLEDAFHQSSSDFPCAYWEATKEGWVSVLGQPLVAPCVHELPVQLIEYQADHAVIHYDILGLTYWMLNRIEEIGRKDLDNHERFPAIHSHAYKYDYLERPIVDEWLYVLGQVIEKVWPNIKLKQHQFSMKVSHDVDSPSLYQFKSWKTIIRMMGGHLLKRHDLKSFFQSPYIKVTAGSRLHNQDPHNTFDWLMDVSEVNNLTSAFYFICGRTSELDADYEPENQAIKNLIKKMHERGHEIGLHPSYNTYQTPELIKQEADQLRQVLQEEGIEQPMLGGRMHYLRWQHPTTLQAWNDAGMTYDTTLSYADRPGFRCGTCFEYPAFNPTTQQQLDIRVRPLIAMECTVIAERYMNLGCTQEAIAKFLELKNKCQKVSGCFTLLWHNSHFNSNEDKQIYQKIIES; this comes from the coding sequence ATGCCCTACTTCTCAGCCCAAGTCCTTAACTGGCTTTCTTTAATTTTAAAAGAACGTTTTGGTCAGTCTTTTACCCTTACCCAACCTCAAAACAGCCTTAAGCTAACCTTAGTCAACAGCGAACAAGGTCATATCCTGTTTCCCAAGTTAGAAGATGCTTTCCACCAATCCAGCTCAGACTTCCCTTGTGCCTACTGGGAAGCAACTAAAGAAGGCTGGGTTAGCGTATTAGGTCAGCCGTTAGTTGCACCTTGCGTCCATGAGTTGCCTGTGCAGCTTATTGAGTACCAAGCAGACCACGCAGTTATTCACTACGACATCCTTGGCCTAACCTACTGGATGCTTAACCGAATTGAAGAAATTGGACGTAAAGATTTAGATAACCATGAGCGCTTTCCAGCAATACACTCCCATGCTTATAAATACGATTACTTAGAACGCCCAATTGTCGATGAATGGCTGTACGTGCTGGGACAAGTCATAGAAAAAGTATGGCCTAACATAAAGCTAAAACAACACCAATTTAGTATGAAGGTGAGTCACGACGTTGACTCACCGAGCTTATATCAATTCAAATCTTGGAAAACTATTATTCGTATGATGGGTGGTCATTTACTAAAGCGCCATGACCTTAAATCCTTCTTTCAATCGCCTTATATAAAGGTTACTGCTGGTAGTCGTTTACATAATCAAGATCCACACAATACTTTTGATTGGTTGATGGATGTTTCCGAGGTGAATAATCTTACCAGTGCGTTTTATTTTATCTGTGGACGTACTAGTGAGCTAGATGCGGATTATGAGCCAGAAAACCAGGCTATCAAAAACTTAATAAAAAAAATGCATGAACGTGGTCATGAGATTGGATTGCATCCAAGTTATAACACCTATCAAACTCCTGAATTGATCAAACAAGAAGCTGACCAGTTGCGTCAAGTGTTACAAGAAGAGGGGATTGAGCAACCCATGTTAGGGGGTAGAATGCACTATTTACGTTGGCAGCACCCAACAACGTTACAGGCCTGGAATGATGCCGGCATGACTTACGATACCACCCTGAGCTATGCTGATCGTCCAGGCTTTAGATGTGGCACCTGTTTTGAATACCCAGCTTTTAACCCAACAACACAACAACAATTAGATATACGCGTGAGACCATTGATCGCAATGGAATGTACGGTGATAGCTGAGCGCTATATGAACTTGGGTTGTACACAAGAAGCTATTGCTAAATTCTTAGAATTAAAAAATAAATGCCAAAAGGTATCGGGCTGTTTTACATTGCTATGGCACAATAGCCACTTTAACTCTAATGAAGACAAACAAATCTACCAGAAAATAATAGAAAGCTGA
- a CDS encoding GNAT family N-acetyltransferase, with translation MPNKEKYRLFCKHEKSIPIFSQAWWLDSVVGDNWNVALVEKNGMIQATLPFTTRQYFGLTSISQPTLTQTLGPWLRPSMAKYAKQLSQEKELLQKLFQQLPKVAYYSQNWHHTRTNWLPLYWLGYEQTTRYTYRIEVLTNVEKVWDGFEAKIRTDIRKAQNKEGVKVRTDLTVDEFLNLNEKVFQRQGMALPYTREYVNKLDAALEKNNSRRIFIAVDEEGRHHAAVYLVWDDNSAYYLMGGGDPDLRNSGATSLCMWEAIQFAATVTKSFDFEGSMIEPVERFFRGFGAKQIPYFTVSKTNSKLLKAYKFLQGIRK, from the coding sequence ATGCCCAATAAAGAAAAATACCGTTTATTTTGCAAGCATGAGAAAAGCATTCCTATTTTTAGCCAGGCCTGGTGGCTAGACTCTGTGGTGGGGGATAACTGGAATGTGGCGTTGGTTGAGAAAAATGGTATGATTCAAGCAACTTTACCTTTTACTACTCGTCAGTATTTTGGTTTAACGTCTATAAGTCAGCCGACTTTAACCCAAACCCTTGGCCCATGGTTGCGCCCAAGTATGGCAAAATACGCAAAGCAGCTTTCACAAGAAAAAGAGTTATTACAAAAGCTTTTTCAACAATTACCTAAAGTAGCCTACTATAGCCAAAATTGGCATCACACCCGAACCAACTGGCTACCTTTATATTGGTTAGGTTACGAACAAACCACACGTTATACTTACCGCATAGAGGTTTTAACTAACGTAGAAAAAGTATGGGATGGATTTGAAGCAAAAATTCGTACTGATATAAGAAAAGCACAAAATAAAGAAGGGGTTAAAGTTCGCACTGATTTAACTGTTGATGAATTTTTAAACCTAAATGAAAAAGTATTTCAGCGCCAAGGAATGGCTCTACCTTACACACGAGAATATGTTAATAAATTAGATGCAGCATTAGAAAAGAACAACTCCAGACGTATTTTTATTGCTGTTGATGAAGAAGGAAGACACCACGCGGCAGTGTATTTGGTTTGGGACGATAATTCGGCTTACTACCTAATGGGTGGTGGTGACCCAGACCTACGCAATAGTGGTGCAACAAGTCTTTGCATGTGGGAAGCTATACAGTTTGCAGCAACAGTCACTAAAAGCTTCGATTTTGAAGGCTCTATGATTGAACCTGTTGAACGTTTTTTCCGTGGTTTTGGCGCAAAACAAATACCTTATTTTACTGTAAGCAAAACCAACTCCAAGCTGCTAAAAGCATACAAATTCCTACAAGGAATACGCAAATAA
- a CDS encoding class I SAM-dependent methyltransferase → MGSKEFLGYWKQKESSGQRYNDLEFYSRKAREHINYIKDLNCEPVADLGCGAGELLSSYLNQDLKIDIGLDFSQSMLSQAKKRIGNQCNLKVGNVLDFLPELNSKGWISTQSLSQYLDPSELNILVTRFKENRHVESLLLFDTINYLNYYNLSISGSRYDSKIKQQNVKQVIRELKTILGVMLSLFKHIFESGKSHRKISTSMGYGYLPVFFKKLADENDLDCKMFSSKYYEYRYHVILSKKRND, encoded by the coding sequence ATGGGAAGTAAAGAGTTTTTAGGATATTGGAAGCAAAAAGAAAGTAGTGGTCAGCGCTATAATGATCTAGAGTTCTATTCTAGAAAAGCTAGGGAGCATATTAATTATATTAAGGATTTAAATTGTGAGCCAGTTGCAGATTTGGGTTGCGGAGCAGGAGAATTACTTTCTTCTTATTTAAATCAAGATTTAAAGATTGATATTGGATTAGATTTTTCACAGTCAATGCTTAGCCAAGCTAAAAAACGAATTGGTAATCAATGTAATTTAAAAGTAGGGAATGTTTTAGATTTTTTACCTGAATTAAACTCTAAAGGTTGGATTTCTACTCAGTCATTAAGTCAATACCTAGACCCCAGTGAACTAAATATACTTGTCACTAGGTTTAAAGAGAATAGGCATGTGGAGAGTTTGCTATTGTTTGATACTATTAATTATCTTAACTACTATAATTTAAGTATAAGTGGTTCTAGGTATGATTCAAAAATTAAGCAACAAAATGTTAAGCAGGTTATTCGAGAGTTAAAAACAATATTAGGGGTGATGTTGTCTTTATTTAAACATATTTTTGAAAGCGGTAAGTCCCATAGAAAAATTTCAACAAGTATGGGGTATGGTTATTTGCCTGTTTTTTTTAAAAAATTAGCTGATGAGAATGATTTGGATTGTAAAATGTTTAGTTCTAAATATTACGAATACAGATACCATGTTATTTTATCCAAAAAAAGAAATGATTAA
- a CDS encoding acylneuraminate cytidylyltransferase family protein, whose amino-acid sequence MLRKNILPLAGKPLVAWTIEAALESKHISKVVVTSDNAEVLDIAKTYLVTALQRPDHLATDTATSFDAVKHAIDNNQGYEYVVMLQPTSPLRNAKHIDEAIELLESKNSDAVISVCETEHSPLWTNTLPASFSMDNFLRDEVYSQRSQDLPVYYRLNGALYICRISSLLKQKSFFIKNNIFAYKMDMHSSVDIDTEMDFKWVEFLFNDIRG is encoded by the coding sequence TTGCTAAGGAAAAACATCTTACCTTTAGCAGGAAAACCTTTGGTTGCATGGACTATTGAGGCTGCGTTAGAAAGTAAACATATATCTAAAGTTGTGGTAACAAGTGACAACGCTGAAGTGTTAGATATTGCAAAAACCTATTTAGTAACAGCGCTACAAAGACCAGACCATTTAGCAACAGATACAGCAACCAGCTTTGATGCTGTGAAGCATGCCATAGACAACAATCAAGGCTATGAATATGTGGTGATGTTACAACCGACAAGTCCATTACGTAACGCAAAGCATATTGATGAAGCTATTGAATTATTGGAATCGAAAAATTCTGATGCTGTTATATCGGTATGTGAAACAGAGCACAGCCCCTTATGGACCAATACGCTTCCAGCTAGTTTCAGTATGGATAATTTTTTGCGTGATGAAGTTTATAGTCAACGCAGTCAAGATCTACCCGTGTACTATAGGCTTAATGGCGCTCTTTATATTTGTAGGATATCTAGTCTTTTAAAACAAAAATCATTCTTTATTAAAAATAATATTTTTGCCTATAAAATGGATATGCATAGCTCGGTTGACATAGATACGGAGATGGATTTTAAGTGGGTGGAGTTTTTATTTAATGATATACGAGGTTAA
- a CDS encoding nucleotidyltransferase family protein — translation MRNWKSTLIPLNATIREAMRSLDKESLRICMLVDNENKLLGTITDGDIRRALLADSNMEDAANLVMNVQPITADINSSREQRLQLMSEYDLNAIPIVDTNKKVYGLETLHQAIVVEKRENPVFIMAGGFGTRLKPFTDHCPKPMLRVGDKPMLERLINQFKMHGFKNFYISTHYLPEVIRDYFKDGKAWGVNIQYIHEEKPLGTGGALGLLPNDLIDLPIIMVNGDVLTKLNYAQILQHHIDNNFDATVCVREDEHRVPFGVIETENQLIINMVEKPTYHYKINTGIYVISSEIVKSVEVDQRIDLPTLLEQHRENNKRIGTFTSYDYWLDIGQMKDYQKAQKDIEIYFK, via the coding sequence ATGAGAAATTGGAAGAGTACATTAATTCCTCTTAATGCCACTATTCGAGAAGCTATGCGTAGCCTTGATAAAGAGTCATTGCGTATTTGCATGTTGGTTGATAATGAAAACAAACTTTTAGGTACGATTACCGATGGCGATATCCGTCGTGCTTTATTAGCTGACAGTAATATGGAAGATGCCGCAAACCTTGTAATGAACGTTCAGCCAATAACAGCTGATATAAATTCATCAAGAGAACAACGGCTGCAGTTGATGTCTGAATATGATTTAAATGCAATTCCTATTGTTGACACTAACAAAAAAGTGTATGGTTTAGAGACACTGCACCAGGCGATAGTTGTAGAAAAACGGGAAAATCCCGTTTTTATTATGGCTGGTGGTTTTGGTACTCGATTAAAACCTTTTACCGACCACTGCCCAAAACCTATGCTTAGGGTTGGTGACAAGCCGATGCTGGAGCGCTTAATAAATCAGTTTAAAATGCATGGCTTTAAAAACTTTTATATCTCTACACACTATTTACCAGAAGTGATTAGAGATTATTTTAAGGATGGCAAAGCTTGGGGTGTTAATATTCAATATATTCATGAAGAAAAGCCACTAGGAACAGGTGGGGCACTGGGGTTATTACCAAATGATTTAATTGATTTACCCATTATTATGGTGAATGGTGATGTGCTGACAAAGCTTAATTATGCACAGATTTTGCAACACCATATCGATAACAACTTTGATGCCACAGTGTGTGTGCGCGAAGATGAGCACCGTGTCCCTTTTGGCGTTATAGAAACAGAAAATCAGCTGATTATCAATATGGTTGAAAAGCCAACATACCACTATAAAATCAACACGGGTATTTATGTAATTAGCTCTGAAATTGTTAAATCTGTTGAAGTTGATCAACGAATAGATTTACCCACTTTGCTAGAGCAACATCGTGAAAACAATAAGCGTATCGGTACATTCACCAGCTATGATTATTGGTTGGATATAGGGCAAATGAAAGATTATCAAAAAGCGCAAAAAGATATAGAGATTTATTTTAAATAA
- a CDS encoding Gfo/Idh/MocA family protein produces MSQKKKVKVALIGAGSMATQHAKAFAALPDVELCGIHSRTKERANKLCQQHPSMCYYASVAELFMQTQADIVVVAVSISAMRDVAFECFRQPWLVLLEKPAGINYKEAGDIYKAAAEADCNVYVGLNRRALSSTRQVLDRLEQNSSEKRFVTVLDQQDQEAARNVHGHPLEVANNLMYGNSIHLIDYFNTLCRGSVTQVESIIPWDPDSPGYVVAKINYSSGDVGLYEANWQGPGPWAVSVSTGQRRLEMRPLEQATEQLRGQRGVTAFPIDSADSNYKPGFLYQASQAVAAAKGKVAKLPTLADSFKTMQLIAAIYGHDNNLLDNND; encoded by the coding sequence ATGTCTCAAAAGAAAAAAGTTAAAGTGGCGCTAATTGGTGCTGGAAGTATGGCAACACAACATGCTAAAGCCTTTGCAGCGTTGCCAGATGTTGAGCTGTGTGGTATTCACAGTCGAACAAAAGAGCGTGCGAATAAATTGTGTCAGCAACATCCATCCATGTGTTATTACGCTTCCGTTGCAGAGTTATTTATGCAGACACAAGCAGATATAGTCGTTGTTGCAGTTAGTATATCAGCTATGCGCGATGTGGCATTCGAGTGTTTTCGTCAACCGTGGTTAGTTTTGTTGGAAAAGCCAGCTGGGATAAATTATAAAGAGGCAGGTGATATCTACAAAGCTGCTGCAGAGGCTGATTGTAATGTCTATGTGGGGCTCAATCGCCGTGCATTATCAAGTACGCGGCAGGTGCTGGATCGTCTGGAGCAAAATTCCTCAGAGAAGCGATTCGTTACTGTGCTTGATCAACAAGATCAAGAAGCGGCACGTAACGTTCATGGACACCCTTTAGAGGTCGCTAATAATTTGATGTATGGCAACTCCATACACTTGATTGATTACTTCAATACTTTGTGTAGAGGTAGTGTCACCCAAGTGGAGTCTATCATTCCATGGGACCCAGATAGTCCAGGATACGTGGTTGCTAAGATTAATTATTCCAGTGGTGACGTAGGGCTGTATGAAGCTAACTGGCAAGGTCCAGGCCCTTGGGCAGTGTCAGTGTCGACTGGGCAACGGCGATTGGAAATGCGACCACTTGAACAAGCAACAGAACAATTGAGAGGCCAAAGGGGGGTGACTGCATTTCCAATTGATTCTGCGGATTCGAATTATAAGCCTGGATTTTTGTATCAGGCCAGTCAAGCTGTTGCCGCAGCGAAAGGGAAAGTGGCTAAGTTGCCTACACTTGCAGATTCATTTAAAACGATGCAGCTGATTGCGGCAATTTATGGTCATGACAATAACCTATTGGACAACAATGATTGA
- a CDS encoding Gfo/Idh/MocA family protein — MRVAVIGVGSMGRRHIQVIENLGMTLVGIFDPQPASISTAVDEFGLSDKQVFDSAEALLTDTNLDGLVVASTAPSHCEYVIQAAQAGLKYVLCEKPMAVSVDECDQMIAACRQSGTQLAVNHPQRFLEEYVSVKKLVESPALGGLRGIIISGANFGLAMNASHYFEMLRYMSNGSLTKAVQFWADTVTVPNPRGDQYKDRSGQLRAVLENGMRAYIELGGDLGHGISAIYNCKYGQVYVDELAGKLRCVHRKEESRTMPTTRYGLPFDEYLEEIKPIDVLAATQAIWQCMFEEGSFPDGDCGRNVVCALVAAQLSAEQDSVLVEVSQVKGNTRKFPWA, encoded by the coding sequence ATGAGAGTGGCGGTTATTGGTGTGGGTTCCATGGGGCGGCGTCACATTCAAGTTATTGAAAATTTAGGTATGACATTGGTTGGTATTTTTGATCCACAACCAGCATCCATTAGTACGGCAGTTGATGAGTTTGGCCTATCTGATAAGCAGGTTTTTGATTCTGCTGAAGCGTTGTTGACGGATACTAATTTGGATGGATTGGTCGTCGCCTCTACGGCGCCTAGTCATTGCGAGTATGTTATTCAAGCAGCGCAAGCAGGTTTGAAGTATGTGCTCTGCGAGAAGCCAATGGCTGTCTCAGTAGATGAGTGTGACCAAATGATTGCGGCCTGTCGTCAATCTGGTACCCAGCTGGCGGTTAATCACCCACAGCGTTTTCTAGAGGAATATGTATCAGTCAAAAAGCTTGTAGAGTCCCCTGCATTGGGTGGATTACGCGGTATTATTATATCTGGTGCAAACTTTGGTTTGGCGATGAATGCTTCGCACTATTTTGAAATGCTGCGTTATATGAGTAATGGAAGCTTAACGAAAGCTGTGCAGTTTTGGGCGGACACTGTAACCGTGCCAAACCCTCGGGGTGATCAGTATAAAGATCGGTCTGGCCAATTACGTGCTGTATTGGAAAACGGTATGCGTGCTTATATCGAATTGGGTGGCGATCTAGGGCATGGCATTTCTGCTATCTATAATTGCAAGTACGGCCAAGTGTATGTGGATGAATTAGCGGGAAAGTTGCGTTGCGTACACAGAAAAGAAGAGAGCCGAACAATGCCAACAACTCGATACGGTTTGCCTTTTGATGAATATTTGGAGGAGATTAAGCCAATAGATGTGCTTGCTGCCACACAAGCAATATGGCAGTGCATGTTTGAGGAAGGCTCATTTCCAGATGGTGATTGTGGGCGTAATGTGGTTTGTGCATTAGTTGCGGCGCAATTATCAGCTGAACAAGACTCTGTGCTTGTTGAAGTTTCTCAAGTGAAGGGTAATACTAGAAAATTTCCTTGGGCATAA
- a CDS encoding CBS domain-containing protein, with product MKNWQSILLSPKTSIRDAMRCLDQGSLRICMVVNDRQQLLGTVTDGEVIPPP from the coding sequence ATGAAAAACTGGCAATCTATCCTTCTTTCACCTAAAACTAGCATCCGTGATGCGATGCGGTGCCTTGATCAAGGCTCGTTGCGTATTTGCATGGTTGTTAATGACAGGCAGCAGTTGTTAGGAACTGTGACAGATGGCGAAGTAATCCCTCCTCCATAA